One region of Candidatus Bathyarchaeia archaeon genomic DNA includes:
- a CDS encoding 30S ribosomal protein S12, translated as MGSKTAGEFAARKLIERRKQFRWSDMYYKRRMMRLDIKADPLAGSPMGRGIVLEKVGVESKQPNSAIRKCVRTQLIKNGRVITAFLPGDGALNVVDEHDEVIVEGIGGSRGGAMGDIPGVRWKVVTVNGVSLKQLVLGKKEKPMR; from the coding sequence ATGGGTTCTAAGACGGCTGGCGAGTTCGCGGCGCGGAAACTGATTGAGCGTAGGAAGCAGTTTCGCTGGAGCGACATGTACTATAAGCGCCGCATGATGAGACTTGACATCAAAGCTGACCCTTTAGCTGGCTCGCCAATGGGTCGAGGCATAGTTTTGGAGAAAGTAGGTGTAGAGAGCAAGCAACCCAACAGCGCCATCCGAAAGTGTGTGCGCACTCAACTGATCAAGAACGGCAGAGTTATCACAGCTTTTCTGCCTGGAGACGGCGCCCTAAACGTGGTCGATGAGCATGATGAGGTGATTGTTGAAGGAATAGGTGGCTCACGTGGAGGAGCTATGGGCGACATTCCAGGCGTACGATGGAAAGTTGTAACCGTAAACGGTGTTTCACTCAAGCAGTTGGTGTTGGGCAAGAAAGAGAAACCCATGCGTTAA
- a CDS encoding MFS transporter: MKTPGVARQTLLGMWSFQFLTMMRRGVFYSFMYIYLFSLLGNVTSTAALGTLTMLMSAIGQNALWGRISDRQRMRAQLVVIGEATAGLTYIAVFFLHKYYIDARLDLAAGFSLVIGLAILEFFWSMSDVGWASLVTDITTPATRGSFVGGINFIMSIGRMTGIILAGSLYADGLGFRQGTIFYIVSVMLFIGAFIMWLVAKNIKPAPETRSTDSTQESDSAKDARSRNKPQNEKAFRWFLVALTIVVLGVASTGQVFPLFLKLNQGLHATDLEVSFILSAWTLGGMLASIIAGRMADVTGRTSVILTGLLIAAATPLFYGLVPNVVVIGIVYGINGIAFMTLQTAGFALAGDIIPEHRRGRLLSRYNTVMALSWGPAGLLIGGPLADIQTGILNVPVHAAYVNAFLASSLLVLAGTFVFFVKVRRQT, from the coding sequence ATGAAAACCCCGGGCGTGGCAAGGCAGACACTTCTCGGCATGTGGTCGTTCCAGTTCTTAACCATGATGCGTCGAGGAGTCTTCTACTCCTTCATGTACATCTACCTATTCTCACTCCTCGGAAACGTAACAAGCACAGCTGCTTTAGGCACCTTAACAATGCTAATGTCTGCCATAGGTCAAAACGCACTATGGGGCAGAATCTCCGACCGTCAAAGAATGAGAGCCCAACTTGTAGTTATAGGGGAAGCAACAGCCGGACTGACTTACATTGCAGTCTTCTTCCTCCACAAATACTACATAGACGCGCGATTAGACCTCGCAGCAGGATTTTCACTTGTCATCGGCTTAGCCATCCTCGAATTCTTCTGGTCAATGTCAGACGTAGGTTGGGCCTCGCTGGTTACCGACATCACAACTCCAGCGACACGAGGCAGCTTCGTCGGAGGAATAAACTTCATAATGTCCATTGGACGAATGACGGGCATAATACTGGCAGGCTCCCTCTACGCAGATGGACTAGGCTTCAGACAAGGCACTATCTTCTACATCGTAAGCGTCATGCTGTTCATAGGCGCCTTCATAATGTGGCTAGTGGCAAAAAACATCAAACCAGCACCTGAAACTCGTTCAACAGACTCTACACAGGAGAGCGACTCAGCCAAAGATGCCCGATCCAGAAACAAGCCCCAAAACGAAAAGGCTTTCCGCTGGTTCCTAGTTGCACTTACCATTGTGGTTCTTGGAGTAGCATCCACAGGTCAAGTTTTCCCTTTATTCCTCAAACTCAACCAAGGATTGCACGCAACAGACCTAGAAGTAAGCTTCATTCTCTCAGCATGGACTCTTGGCGGAATGCTTGCTAGCATCATCGCAGGCAGAATGGCAGATGTGACGGGAAGAACATCTGTAATATTGACCGGTTTGCTGATCGCTGCCGCAACTCCGCTGTTTTATGGGCTGGTGCCAAATGTGGTCGTAATAGGAATTGTCTATGGAATTAATGGCATAGCTTTTATGACATTGCAGACAGCAGGCTTCGCCTTAGCGGGAGATATAATCCCAGAGCATAGACGAGGCAGACTACTTAGCAGGTATAACACAGTCATGGCGCTGAGCTGGGGACCAGCAGGCTTGCTCATAGGTGGACCGCTAGCCGACATTCAGACGGGAATCCTCAATGTCCCAGTGCATGCAGC